One Desulfobacterales bacterium genomic window carries:
- a CDS encoding 50S ribosomal protein L11 methyltransferase produces MSSANPADYTHGNPYGELYIYYLSGRVPASAERTLAGFLGNWEEDGFSFLFFSQPANGQVAMLLKASPELALLDSFHMRYEEWQGAAASALRIGKFHVRPPWLIAAADRCAPEVSLPIILDPGVVFGTGAHATTRDCLEAVEIAVCAGGCDSVLDLGTGTGLLALAATQSGCGRCLAVDLNALAAETASNNVRLNHMEDRILVIRGRAEDFIDLPADLLIANIHFEIMQQLIRSAGFLTKKRFILSGLMRSEAKAVRDFLCRAPVTILQEWSSDGIWHTFLGTATRFGNAGN; encoded by the coding sequence ATGAGCAGCGCAAATCCAGCGGATTATACGCACGGCAATCCATACGGCGAACTTTATATTTATTATTTGTCGGGCCGAGTCCCCGCAAGCGCTGAACGCACACTTGCAGGTTTTCTCGGCAATTGGGAAGAAGACGGGTTTTCTTTTCTATTTTTTTCGCAACCGGCGAATGGGCAGGTGGCGATGTTGTTAAAGGCATCGCCCGAGCTGGCCCTTCTGGATAGCTTTCATATGCGGTATGAAGAATGGCAGGGGGCCGCCGCATCGGCGTTGCGTATAGGAAAATTTCATGTGAGACCGCCCTGGTTGATTGCTGCTGCGGACCGGTGCGCTCCAGAAGTGAGCCTGCCGATTATTCTTGACCCTGGCGTCGTATTCGGCACCGGCGCGCATGCGACCACGAGAGACTGCCTGGAGGCGGTTGAAATCGCCGTGTGCGCGGGCGGCTGTGATTCCGTGTTGGATCTGGGCACGGGTACCGGGCTTCTGGCCCTGGCGGCGACCCAAAGCGGGTGTGGCCGATGCCTCGCAGTGGACCTCAATGCGCTGGCAGCCGAAACCGCCTCAAACAACGTACGACTGAATCATATGGAAGATCGAATTCTGGTCATTCGGGGCAGAGCGGAAGATTTTATTGATTTACCCGCGGATCTGCTGATTGCGAATATTCATTTTGAAATTATGCAGCAATTGATTCGTTCCGCGGGATTTTTAACCAAAAAGCGCTTTATTCTGTCGGGTCTGATGAGAAGCGAGGCAAAGGCGGTTCGGGACTTTTTATGTCGGGCGCCGGTGACCATTTTACAGGAATGGTCCAGCGACGGAATTTGGCACACCTTTTTAGGCACTGCGACCAGATTCGGCAATGCCGGAAACTGA
- a CDS encoding MBL fold metallo-hydrolase — MIITCWGSRGSISVSGKDYIKYGGDTTCVEIVTKTGDTLIVDAGTGIRRLGYHLYENKRNSFHLLFTHAHWDHVIGFPFFRPLFSKEVTIVLHSGPFSIKGIRRVLADTMAPPHFPVSFDHIEARIEYRRTPASAFSVGALQVIPIPISHPNNGFGYKFIEDGKTFVFLTDNELNYIHPHGLSIEAYIDFAAGADLLFHDAEFTPQEYQLTAGWGHSVYTDALELARSAGVKTLGFFHLNQERSDQQLDRLMNTVSQDIQKNGYGFDCLAVGCGMRFKI, encoded by the coding sequence ATGATCATCACGTGCTGGGGGTCTAGAGGTTCCATTTCGGTTTCCGGAAAAGATTATATCAAATATGGTGGCGACACCACCTGTGTTGAGATTGTAACCAAAACCGGCGACACCCTCATCGTGGATGCGGGTACCGGTATTCGCAGACTCGGCTACCACCTTTATGAAAACAAAAGAAATTCATTCCATCTGTTGTTCACGCATGCCCACTGGGATCATGTGATCGGATTTCCCTTTTTCAGGCCGCTTTTTTCAAAAGAGGTGACGATCGTTTTGCACTCGGGACCTTTTTCGATAAAAGGGATTCGGCGCGTTCTGGCCGACACCATGGCGCCACCCCATTTTCCGGTTTCCTTCGATCATATCGAAGCCCGGATTGAATACAGACGCACTCCGGCAAGCGCTTTTTCCGTTGGCGCCCTTCAGGTGATTCCCATACCCATCAGTCATCCCAATAACGGCTTTGGATACAAGTTTATAGAGGATGGAAAGACATTCGTTTTTTTAACAGATAATGAACTCAATTATATCCATCCACACGGACTTTCCATAGAAGCCTATATCGATTTTGCCGCCGGCGCCGATCTTCTTTTTCACGATGCCGAATTTACGCCGCAAGAATATCAACTAACCGCCGGTTGGGGGCACTCGGTATACACCGACGCATTGGAACTGGCCAGAAGCGCCGGTGTCAAAACGCTGGGGTTTTTTCATTTGAACCAGGAACGATCGGACCAACAGCTGGACCGCCTCATGAATACCGTCAGCCAGGATATTCAAAAAAACGGTTATGGATTTGATTGTCTGGCGGTGGGGTGTGGTATGAGATTTAAAATTTGA